CGGGTTGTCCTCTTCATTACGGACCGTCACCGCCGTGCACTTGAGGTCCATCGCTTTGATCTTTTCGCCATACTTGGTCCACTTGTCGACGTCCAAGTTAAATAGCGGGATTTCAACACCGTCGAAGCCGGCGGCCTTCAATTCTTCGATCACCGGCAACAAGCTGTCATCGGGATCGCCAGACCAAAGCAACAAGTTCATGCCAAATTTCATCGACGGGGTCTCCTGGTCAAACTTCGAGCGAATAGAGGGATCTACGTGGGGTGCACGGTCAACAAGGCCGCGGAGGAGGCCCGAACTTCGCGTCGAAGCTCTGGCAGAAGCGACCGAAATGAATCCGGCAAAGCTCGTAGTTTGACGCGTTGCATGACCTGATTCAACCGGTAGAGCAGTTTTTCGTCGTCGGGATAATCTTCCAAGAAACGGACCTCGACGAAACGTCCGATGAACCAATCGAGCCGGTCGGCAGGTCGTTCGGCAATTCGCTCGACCGTCTGCTGAACGATCGCCCCATCGATCTGTTTCATAGCGGAATAATAGGCGTTCAGCTCTTCGGGATCGTTCTCCATCAAGACCGAATCGAGGAGCAACTCGACTAAGATATGTCCAAGAAAACTAGGCCGTAGTCCGCTGTCCTTACCCAAGAAATCGCGAATCCGCTTGGTGAAATCCCACTGCAAGCGGTTAAATTCCTCGGTCCGGTGAAACCAATCGTCGTCCGCATGATGCTGCACGATGCCGGCCGCAATCTCCGCTTCCCGTGGATCGCTCGATGCGACAAGTGGGGCGGCCTTCTTCGAGCGACAACGACACTTTCGATCGACGACGTTCAACCAATCCGGGACTGCCGTGCCAGCCAAGAAGTAGGGGCGGTCGATGAATCTTCGTCCGTGGGCTAAGTAATTCATGCTACTATCTTTGCCGACCAATAAAAAAGGGAAAGGGCAATCGCTTACCCTTTCCCCATGTTTCATCGAAACTTGGCTGGTGATCGCTTACACGTCTTTCCAACACTTTTCGGCAGCACTGGCCAAAACGGCATCACACACTTTGGCGGTTTCCAGGGCACTACGGAAGGTTGGCTCGCATGGCTTGCCTTCTTGCAGGCTCTTAAGGAAGTCGGCGACCTGATGCACAAAGCTGTGTTCGTAACCGATGATCAAGCCGGGGACCCACCAGTGATCCATGTAGGGGTGTTCGCCGTCGGTGACGTGAATGGTGCGCCAACCTCGGACTTCTCCTTCGTCGGCATGATCGAAGTATTCGAGACGATTCAAGTCGTGCAGATCCCAGCGAATCGAAGCGTGTTCGCCATTGATCTCGAACGTGTAAAGCGCCTTATGCCCACGTGCATAACGGGTCGACTCAAACAAACCGAGCGAACCGTTATCGAAATGGCAGAAGAAGGTACATGCGTCATCGATCGTGACCGGTTCCTTCTTACCGGTACCACTGTGCATACGCTCCTTGACGAACGTTTCGGTCATGGCACTGACGTCTTTGATATTGCCGTTGAGCCAAATGGCCGTATCAATACAGTGCGCTAAAAGGTCGCCCGTCACACCCGAACCAGCGGCTGCGGCATCTAAACGCCAAAGTCCGGCACCGCCTTGGGGGACGTCGGCATTGATCGTCCAGTCTTGCAGGAAATTAGCGCGGTAGTGGAAGATTTTGCCGAGCTTGCCACTATCGATGATCTTCTTGGCCAGCGAAACGGCCGGTAAGCGGCGATAGTTGTA
The genomic region above belongs to Blastopirellula marina and contains:
- a CDS encoding Gfo/Idh/MocA family protein; amino-acid sequence: MAKKPLRIGLVGYGFMGRTHTNGYKRVPDFFPELDYQPVLKAVCGRSEEKTKAFAEQWGYESYETDWEKLIARDDIDAIDICTPNDTHAPISIAAAKAGKMVLCEKPIGRTAAEGEEMVKAVEDAGVANTIWYNYRRLPAVSLAKKIIDSGKLGKIFHYRANFLQDWTINADVPQGGAGLWRLDAAAAGSGVTGDLLAHCIDTAIWLNGNIKDVSAMTETFVKERMHSGTGKKEPVTIDDACTFFCHFDNGSLGLFESTRYARGHKALYTFEINGEHASIRWDLHDLNRLEYFDHADEGEVRGWRTIHVTDGEHPYMDHWWVPGLIIGYEHSFVHQVADFLKSLQEGKPCEPTFRSALETAKVCDAVLASAAEKCWKDV